The following coding sequences lie in one Actinomycetota bacterium genomic window:
- a CDS encoding twin-arginine translocase TatA/TatE family subunit, translating into MFGELLSPMHMLFILIVVLIIFGPKRLPEIGKSLGKGIKEFKKATTDIQDKLGDDDASAAKIDKAEAEKVKEPMQAPEAKVAPEPSSAETKTT; encoded by the coding sequence ATGTTCGGCGAACTGCTTTCACCAATGCATATGCTCTTCATCCTGATTGTCGTGCTGATAATCTTTGGACCCAAACGCCTGCCCGAAATCGGCAAATCCCTGGGCAAGGGCATCAAGGAATTCAAAAAGGCCACGACGGATATTCAGGACAAGCTCGGTGACGACGACGCCTCCGCGGCCAAGATCGACAAGGCCGAGGCGGAAAAGGTCAAGGAGCCGATGCAGGCGCCTGAGGCCAAGGTCGCTCCGGAGCCCTCGAGCGCCGAAACAAAAACCACCTAG
- a CDS encoding polysaccharide deacetylase family protein, with the protein MNRRIVTGLIILALGAVAVVAGFAGRGLTAGGAGTTSAAALPEGDPAAVAGQTATLNAGPAPQPRFEPLAYPPAAPVPAREIKVPILMYHHVGEPPAGADKIRRGLTVSAADFDAQMSYLKKAGYQPISQTDLFNALFAARPLPANPVMLTFDDGYTDNYEVGLPILQKYSFPATFYIISDRVGEAEYMTWDQVVKLDQAGMDIGSHTATHPDLTEVSSAEAQKELTGSSQILQTYLGHPVYWLCYPAGKYDDTVVSLARSTGYLLAVTTEAGEVQSSGAPLALWRYRVRDDTGLAGFEELVR; encoded by the coding sequence GTGAACAGAAGAATAGTCACCGGGCTGATAATACTTGCTCTTGGCGCTGTCGCCGTCGTCGCCGGTTTTGCCGGCCGAGGCCTCACGGCGGGAGGCGCTGGAACCACTTCGGCCGCTGCCTTGCCGGAAGGCGATCCGGCGGCCGTTGCCGGCCAGACGGCGACACTGAACGCAGGGCCGGCGCCACAGCCCCGGTTTGAGCCGCTGGCGTATCCGCCGGCCGCGCCGGTTCCCGCTCGCGAGATCAAGGTGCCGATCCTGATGTATCACCATGTCGGAGAGCCGCCGGCCGGCGCCGACAAGATCCGCCGCGGGCTGACCGTTTCCGCCGCCGACTTCGATGCGCAGATGTCATATCTGAAAAAGGCGGGATATCAACCGATCTCCCAGACGGATCTTTTCAACGCGCTCTTCGCCGCCAGGCCGTTGCCGGCCAACCCGGTGATGCTCACCTTCGATGACGGCTACACGGACAACTACGAAGTCGGCCTGCCCATCCTGCAGAAATATTCTTTTCCCGCAACCTTTTACATCATCTCCGACCGCGTCGGAGAAGCTGAATACATGACCTGGGACCAGGTCGTAAAACTTGACCAGGCCGGCATGGATATCGGCTCGCACACCGCCACCCATCCGGACCTGACCGAGGTCTCGTCAGCCGAGGCCCAGAAGGAGCTGACCGGCTCTTCCCAGATATTGCAGACATATCTGGGGCACCCGGTCTACTGGCTCTGTTACCCGGCGGGCAAATACGACGACACGGTCGTCAGCCTGGCGAGGTCGACAGGATACCTGCTGGCGGTGACGACCGAGGCCGGAGAGGTGCAAAGCAGCGGTGCGCCGCTGGCCCTCTGGCGATATCGAGTCCGGGATGATACGGGGCTGGCGGGATTCGAAGAGCTGGTGCGCTAG
- the tatC gene encoding twin-arginine translocase subunit TatC — MFDSSDDRVMSLIGHLEELRKRLVICAFALAIGMLVCFVFKGYLLDLLVQPLGDRKLITLTPTESFMTVFKVAAYVGMILVSPVIIYQIWAFVSPGLKGKEKRVIVFASFFTSILFLCGVAFAWILVLPRALNFLLTYQDDFFNQQVQAAKYFSFVALFLLGFGLIFELPALLLTLVRLGIVTPKKLAQNRKYAVLAGSILSAALTPSQDFFSILAMAVPFYVLYEVSIHLGKLVQPRSRNKAEIIDGGPEGEAAG, encoded by the coding sequence GTGTTCGACTCCTCCGACGATCGTGTGATGTCCCTCATCGGGCATCTCGAGGAACTCCGCAAACGACTCGTCATCTGCGCTTTCGCCCTGGCGATCGGCATGCTCGTCTGTTTCGTCTTCAAGGGATACCTGCTCGACCTTCTGGTGCAGCCCCTGGGCGACAGAAAGCTGATCACGCTGACGCCGACCGAATCATTCATGACCGTCTTCAAGGTCGCGGCCTATGTCGGCATGATCCTCGTCTCACCCGTCATTATCTACCAGATCTGGGCCTTCGTGTCTCCCGGCCTCAAGGGCAAGGAAAAAAGGGTGATCGTCTTTGCCTCTTTTTTCACCAGCATCCTCTTCCTCTGCGGCGTTGCTTTTGCCTGGATCCTGGTGCTGCCACGAGCGCTGAATTTTCTGCTCACTTATCAGGATGATTTCTTCAACCAGCAGGTCCAGGCCGCGAAATATTTTTCCTTCGTTGCCCTTTTCCTGCTGGGCTTCGGGCTCATCTTCGAGCTGCCGGCACTGCTTCTGACCCTGGTGCGGCTGGGAATCGTCACACCAAAAAAACTGGCCCAGAACCGCAAGTACGCGGTGCTGGCCGGCTCGATCCTCAGCGCGGCGCTGACTCCCAGCCAGGACTTCTTTTCCATCCTGGCCATGGCCGTTCCCTTTTACGTCCTCTACGAAGTCAGCATCCATCTCGGCAAACTCGTCCAGCCCCGGAGCCGCAACAAGGCCGAGATCATCGACGGCGGTCCAGAGGGCGAGGCGGCAGGATAA
- a CDS encoding glycosyltransferase family 2 protein produces MSSILDRDEMEATSPTLETESARAPLAGAVELSLVIPVFNEEERIVNTITLLDAYLSRQNLSYEVIISDDGSRDDSPALVRKNFSENPVVRLMRDRQNQGKGAAVRRGILSARGDLIVFTDADLSFPVETIGMCVEALQEYDVAVGSRNLPESGIEITPPLLRRLAGPIFKTIVRRLVIGGFTDTQCGFKGFRAKAAHDIFVNCAINGFSFDVEVLALARLFGYSITEVPVRLLVDSSDSRINLTSDPFRMIGELLEIRRRVREIEKETALAPR; encoded by the coding sequence TTGAGTTCGATCCTGGACAGGGATGAGATGGAAGCCACCAGCCCGACCCTCGAAACCGAATCGGCCCGGGCGCCGCTGGCCGGCGCGGTCGAACTGTCGCTGGTCATCCCCGTCTTTAACGAAGAAGAGCGGATTGTCAACACGATCACGTTGCTGGACGCTTATCTCAGCCGGCAGAACCTCAGCTACGAAGTAATAATCTCCGACGACGGCAGCCGCGACGACAGCCCGGCTCTGGTGAGGAAGAATTTTTCCGAAAACCCGGTGGTGCGGTTGATGCGCGACCGGCAGAACCAGGGCAAGGGCGCGGCCGTGCGGCGGGGCATCCTCTCGGCTCGCGGAGACCTGATCGTGTTTACCGATGCCGACCTTTCGTTTCCGGTGGAGACGATCGGCATGTGTGTCGAGGCGCTGCAGGAATATGACGTGGCCGTGGGTTCGCGCAACCTTCCGGAATCGGGAATCGAGATCACGCCGCCGTTGCTGCGCCGCCTGGCGGGGCCTATCTTCAAGACGATCGTGAGGCGGCTGGTGATCGGCGGCTTCACCGATACCCAATGCGGCTTCAAGGGATTCCGCGCGAAGGCCGCCCACGACATCTTCGTCAACTGCGCCATCAACGGATTTTCTTTCGACGTGGAGGTCCTGGCCCTGGCGAGGCTGTTCGGCTACAGCATCACCGAGGTGCCGGTGCGTCTGCTGGTGGACTCTTCAGACTCGAGGATCAACCTCACGTCCGACCCCTTCCGCATGATCGGCGAACTGCTCGAGATCAGGCGCCGCGTCAGGGAGATCGAAAAAGAAACGGCGCTGGCTCCTCGCTAG
- a CDS encoding copper transporter, producing MLTWRYHLLSLVAVFLALGLGVLVGISLTDSGFVETSQNVLVNDIQKNVEDLQGRNDQLSHERSTNLRYQDDTFPFIVGGRLQGKRIALVAAATAGDDIIRNMTSAIHGAGGQVVSTTILNPLFDAAAVTPKVKNDMKGDPLFATVDDSSMTSAVGRGLARDIGRGGGVKLLASLQGTLVDSISGGYDLPVDAVVTISREENDQVPAYSDLEKRFLLNLKEFGVLTVGTETSDAPRSEIPLFQSVDISSVDNIESRIGQVSVVYVLSGEKGAFGVKPTADLLIPILRTSKQPTPASSTPAATATTATAPPTP from the coding sequence ATGCTGACCTGGAGATATCATCTGCTTTCCCTGGTGGCCGTCTTCCTGGCGCTGGGCCTGGGCGTGCTGGTGGGAATCAGCCTGACGGACAGTGGTTTCGTCGAGACCAGCCAGAACGTTCTCGTCAACGATATCCAGAAGAACGTCGAGGACCTGCAGGGACGGAACGATCAGCTTAGCCACGAGCGATCCACCAACCTTCGTTATCAGGACGATACTTTCCCGTTCATCGTCGGCGGCCGGCTGCAGGGCAAACGGATCGCCCTTGTCGCCGCGGCGACGGCAGGCGATGACATCATTCGTAATATGACTTCCGCGATCCATGGGGCGGGGGGCCAGGTGGTCAGCACGACCATACTCAATCCCCTGTTTGATGCCGCCGCGGTTACCCCCAAGGTCAAGAACGACATGAAGGGCGACCCGCTGTTCGCCACGGTCGACGACTCTTCGATGACATCCGCCGTCGGCCGCGGCCTGGCGCGGGATATCGGCCGGGGCGGCGGCGTGAAACTGCTGGCCTCGCTGCAGGGAACTCTGGTTGATTCCATAAGCGGAGGTTATGATTTACCGGTGGATGCGGTAGTAACGATCAGCCGGGAGGAAAACGACCAGGTGCCGGCGTATTCCGACCTCGAAAAGCGTTTTCTGCTCAACCTGAAAGAGTTCGGCGTGTTGACGGTGGGCACCGAGACCTCAGACGCGCCAAGATCGGAGATTCCATTGTTTCAGAGCGTCGACATATCGTCAGTCGACAACATCGAAAGCCGCATCGGCCAGGTCTCCGTGGTTTATGTGCTCTCCGGGGAGAAGGGAGCCTTCGGCGTCAAGCCGACCGCCGACCTGCTGATTCCGATCTTAAGGACATCCAAGCAGCCGACGCCGGCTTCATCGACTCCCGCCGCCACAGCCACGACAGCTACCGCGCCACCCACGCCGTGA